One stretch of Armigeres subalbatus isolate Guangzhou_Male chromosome 2, GZ_Asu_2, whole genome shotgun sequence DNA includes these proteins:
- the LOC134216302 gene encoding uncharacterized protein LOC134216302 encodes MEKHPDGQHKTVPPIKIKNVRSLQTVHVSDDDDSGSTSENDNLQIDETYDPVVIKEEPFIIEHDNMEIVEQYEMPHRTARKKIRAPKPNDSDSVFVIDGDTMGTDQHEQGYHDSATSNRHSVNSEESVTNSGSLARNTSGHSSKGNRRKSHHVPKQVGDVVFEEATILTVDDEDDDDDAGTSDDPNRNLMKNIAMLKTCINYVLENQNCRTLSFKHNYDSTAKMIEHYKQSNNKY; translated from the coding sequence ATGGAGAAGCACCCAGATGGCCAACACAAAACTGTGCCaccaataaaaattaaaaacgttcGTTCCCTACAAACCGTTCACGTTTCGGATGATGATGACTCTGGATCTACATCAGAGAACGATAATTTGCAAATAGATGAAACATACGATCCTGTTGTTATCAAAGAAGAGCCATTTATAATAGAGCATGACAATATGGAAATTGTGGAACAATACGAGATGCCTCACCGCACCGCTAGGAAGAAAATTCGTGCTCCCAAACCAAATGACTCGGATTCTGTTTTTGTAATCGACGGAGATACCATGGGAACCGATCAGCACGAACAAGGTTACCACGATAGTGCAACATCCAACAGACACTCAGTAAACAGCGAGGAAAGTGTAACGAACTCGGGATCGCTGGCGCGTAACACTTCGGGACATAGCTCCAAAGGAAATCGCCGGAAAAGTCATCACGTTCCGAAGCAGGTGGGGGATGTCGTCTTTGAAGAAGCAACGATTCTGACCGTGGACGACgaagatgatgacgatgatgcagGCACTAGCGATGATCCAAACAGGAACCTAATGAAGAATATTGCGATGTTGAAAACCTGTATAAATTATGTGCTCGAGAATCAAAACTGTCGGACGCTGTCGTTCAAACATAATTATGATAGTACCGCCAAAATGATTGAACATTACAAACAAtcgaataataaatattaa